A region from the Paludicola sp. MB14-C6 genome encodes:
- the thrS gene encoding threonine--tRNA ligase — MINVTLKDGVVKEFENNTTVAEIAKSLGSGLYKAACACLVDGELKDLRTELNADCEVAILTFDDKDGRKTFWHTASHLLAQAVKRLYPNAKLAIGPAIDNGFYYDFDVEKPFSPADLDKIEAEMKKIVKEGLELTKMELSPEEAIKLLEEKGEVYKVELAKEHADKGEPISFYKQGDFIDLCAGPHLMSVSALKAVKLTQCTGAYWRADATKAQLARVYGTAFPKASQLEEHLTRMEEAKKRDHNKLGRELELFTTSDLIGQGLPILLPKGARIIQLLQRFVEDEEQKRGWQLTKTPLMAKSDLYKVSGHWDHYKDGMFVLGDEEKDDEVFALRPMTCPFQYQAFLNRGRSYRDLPMRLNETSTLFRNEASGEMHGLIRVRQFTISEGHLMCTPAQLEDEFKGCLELAIYMLKTLGLYEDVSYRFSMWDPNDKEKYIGTKEQWDEAQGVMRNILEHLRIPYEEGIGEAAFYGPKLDIQIKNVHGKEDTLITIQIDQLLAEKFGMEYVDTDGVKKNPYIIHRTSLGCYERTLALLIEKYAGAFPLWLAPVQAKILPIGERQHAYANELMRKLQNVGIRVELDDRNEKIGYKIREAQLEKVPYMFVLGDKEVEAETVGVRSRKDGDQGQMEVDDLIVKLLQEIASKAR, encoded by the coding sequence ATGATTAACGTAACACTAAAAGACGGCGTAGTAAAGGAGTTTGAAAACAATACTACTGTTGCTGAAATTGCAAAATCTTTAGGCTCCGGACTTTATAAAGCAGCTTGTGCTTGTCTTGTTGACGGCGAGCTAAAAGACCTACGTACAGAACTAAATGCAGACTGTGAGGTCGCTATTCTAACCTTTGATGATAAGGATGGAAGAAAAACATTCTGGCACACTGCATCACACTTATTGGCACAAGCAGTAAAACGTCTTTATCCAAATGCAAAACTTGCAATCGGCCCTGCAATTGATAATGGCTTCTACTATGACTTTGATGTTGAAAAGCCATTTTCACCTGCTGATTTAGATAAAATCGAAGCTGAGATGAAAAAAATTGTTAAAGAAGGCTTAGAGCTAACGAAAATGGAGCTTTCTCCAGAAGAAGCAATCAAGCTATTAGAAGAAAAAGGCGAGGTTTACAAAGTAGAACTTGCGAAAGAACACGCAGATAAAGGCGAGCCAATCAGTTTCTATAAACAAGGCGATTTTATTGATCTTTGTGCCGGCCCTCACTTGATGAGCGTTTCTGCACTAAAAGCTGTAAAGCTAACACAATGTACCGGTGCATATTGGAGAGCAGACGCAACAAAAGCACAATTAGCTCGTGTTTACGGAACTGCATTTCCAAAGGCTTCTCAATTAGAAGAACACTTAACCAGAATGGAAGAAGCAAAAAAACGTGACCACAACAAACTAGGTCGTGAATTAGAATTATTCACAACTTCTGATTTAATTGGTCAAGGTTTGCCTATCCTTCTACCAAAAGGTGCTCGTATCATTCAATTATTACAACGTTTTGTTGAAGACGAAGAACAAAAGAGAGGCTGGCAATTAACCAAAACTCCTTTGATGGCTAAAAGCGATTTATACAAGGTTTCCGGTCACTGGGATCATTACAAAGATGGTATGTTCGTTTTAGGTGACGAAGAAAAAGACGATGAGGTTTTCGCACTTCGCCCGATGACTTGCCCATTCCAATATCAAGCTTTCTTAAACAGAGGTCGTTCTTATCGTGATTTACCGATGCGTTTAAACGAAACCTCAACATTGTTCAGAAACGAAGCTTCAGGTGAAATGCACGGTTTAATTCGTGTTCGCCAATTTACAATTTCCGAAGGTCACTTAATGTGTACACCTGCCCAATTAGAAGATGAATTCAAGGGCTGTTTGGAACTTGCAATTTATATGTTAAAAACATTAGGTCTTTATGAAGATGTTTCTTATCGTTTTTCAATGTGGGACCCTAACGACAAAGAAAAATATATCGGTACAAAAGAGCAATGGGATGAAGCACAAGGCGTTATGCGAAATATTTTAGAGCATCTTCGAATTCCATACGAAGAGGGTATCGGTGAGGCTGCATTCTATGGTCCAAAACTTGATATTCAAATTAAGAATGTTCATGGAAAAGAAGATACTTTGATTACCATTCAAATTGACCAACTTCTAGCTGAAAAATTCGGCATGGAATATGTTGACACAGATGGCGTAAAGAAAAACCCATATATTATCCACAGAACCTCTCTTGGCTGTTATGAACGTACTCTTGCATTGTTAATCGAGAAATATGCAGGTGCATTCCCATTATGGTTAGCTCCTGTTCAAGCTAAGATATTACCAATCGGTGAAAGACAACACGCTTATGCAAACGAGCTTATGCGTAAACTCCAAAACGTTGGTATTCGTGTAGAGCTTGATGATAGAAACGAAAAAATCGGTTATAAAATCCGTGAAGCACAGCTTGAAAAAGTTCCTTATATGTTTGTTCTTGGCGACAAAGAAGTAGAAGCAGAAACTGTTGGCGTTCGCTCTCGTAAAGATGGAGACCAAGGTCAAATGGAAGTTGACGATTTAATCGTAAAATTACTACAAGAAATTGCATCAAAAGCAAGATAA
- a CDS encoding NAD(P)/FAD-dependent oxidoreductase codes for MQCNCNEIKNTSLFADLNEVPCQYPWLSYNETCEVVVIGGGITGAFCLYDLNKCGIDAILVSQKPIGYSSSCVSSSALQYQNEIMLTELSKSVGKDQALYYFRQCNDALNEIEQLSIDLNNFDFARRDGFLYTDSADKIDKLHTEYLMRRHNGFDVEFLEKADARDYFSFDIQAGILAKNLAGEVDGYKLCHALVEKAEDLGARIYENTTIVSIENEDNEVVLTTSYGKTIHAKKVVMAIGYRQESYLSKEIFKKTSFSLATQPVSHFSGYQSRAILKNMDKNIHIRTTADNRIIISGLDCSLMNKQGRIGKVIGIDKLVERKYRELELLLDDMFVAIDDLQIAYRYDGQYPQSEDLLPFIGEYEDYPNILFAVPTSQNGILYAKIISKMIAESLCDAEEK; via the coding sequence ATGCAATGTAATTGTAACGAAATAAAAAATACATCTTTATTTGCTGATTTAAACGAAGTACCTTGCCAATACCCTTGGTTAAGCTATAACGAGACTTGTGAAGTTGTAGTCATTGGCGGAGGAATTACGGGTGCATTCTGTCTTTATGATTTAAACAAGTGTGGAATAGATGCTATTTTAGTAAGCCAAAAACCAATTGGCTACTCCTCTTCTTGTGTTTCTAGCTCAGCATTACAATATCAAAATGAGATTATGCTGACTGAACTAAGCAAAAGTGTTGGAAAAGATCAAGCACTCTATTATTTCCGTCAATGTAATGATGCCTTAAATGAAATAGAGCAGCTTTCTATTGACTTAAATAATTTTGATTTTGCAAGAAGAGATGGCTTTTTATATACAGATTCTGCTGATAAAATTGATAAACTGCATACCGAGTATCTCATGAGAAGGCATAATGGATTTGATGTTGAATTCTTAGAAAAAGCTGATGCAAGAGATTATTTTTCTTTTGATATTCAAGCAGGTATCCTTGCAAAGAACCTTGCCGGAGAAGTAGATGGATATAAGCTTTGCCATGCTCTTGTTGAGAAAGCAGAAGATCTCGGTGCACGTATTTACGAAAATACTACTATTGTCTCCATCGAAAATGAAGATAATGAAGTAGTACTTACTACTTCATACGGTAAAACGATTCATGCAAAGAAAGTAGTAATGGCAATCGGTTACCGACAAGAATCTTATCTATCAAAAGAAATTTTCAAAAAAACTTCGTTTTCATTAGCAACACAACCGGTTTCTCATTTTTCCGGATATCAATCAAGAGCTATTTTAAAAAACATGGATAAGAACATTCATATTCGAACAACCGCTGACAATCGCATTATCATTAGCGGCTTAGATTGTTCTTTGATGAATAAGCAAGGTCGTATTGGAAAAGTAATTGGAATTGATAAATTAGTGGAACGAAAATATCGTGAGCTAGAGCTATTGTTAGATGACATGTTTGTTGCAATTGATGATTTGCAAATTGCATACCGCTATGACGGTCAATATCCGCAAAGCGAAGATTTACTTCCTTTCATTGGCGAATATGAGGATTATCCAAATATTCTTTTTGCAGTTCCAACCTCTCAAAATGGAATTTTATATGCAAAAATAATTTCCAAAATGATTGCAGAAAGTTTATGTGACGCTGAGGAAAAATAA